In Chitinophagales bacterium, the genomic stretch TAACCCAACGCTTGTGGAGGTTATCGATCAGCGACAGGGAGATGAGCGGGGAGAGTATCCTTGCATCTTTCAATTCTGACCACTTTTTTTCATCGTAAGGTTTTATCACCGGGTTATCTTCCGTGATGGCAAGCTTGCACCTTATATAGGCGTGTACATGGCTGTCGAAGATGTGATGGACGACCTGGCGGACTGTCCAGCCCTCATTACGGTAAGGTGTATCGAGCTGTTCTTTTCGTAATCCTCTTACTACTTTTTTTAGCTGGGCAGGAAATGCTTCGAGAGTATCGACGAATTTTTTTAGGTCTTCATCGGAATAGGTCTTTCCTGTTTGGAATGGGCCAATTGGATAGCGGAGTTTTTCGATTGGGTTTTTAGCAACGGCTTCAGTGGTCATTTTATATTTTTTTTAAGATGGTTTAATGATATGAAAAAGTTAAATGGATATTAATTTAAATTTTCTTTTGGCTTGATCCAAAGGAAACAAAAGATCAAGGCTTCTAAAAATAAAAGCGCTGCCCAATCCCGCCTGGGAAAAATGAAAGCTGTTTACCAAGTTTGTTATAATTTTTACTGTCAAAATTTTATTTACACATTTTTCCTTTTCCTCTGCTCAATTACTTAACTCGTGCTATATTTTTAGAATGCCGGTCTAAGAGTAGAATAGATTCTAATATTTCGACAAGGTAAAAGAGAATCAGAAAAAGATAAATAGTTATTAGTTGATCCTTTTTATTTTAAATTTTCTTTTGGCTTGATCCAGAAGAAACAAAAGATCAAAGTTCTCTAAAAATAAAAGCGCTGCCCAATTCCACCTGAGAAAAATGAAAGCTGTTTACCAAGTTTGTTATAAATTTTACTATCAAAATTTTATTTACACATTTTTCCTTTTCCTCTGCTCAATTACTTAGCTCGTGCTTTACTTTTAGAATTCCTCGCTAAGTGTTGAATAGATTCTAATAGCTGGTAAGATAAGCGAATAAGAAAAAATTAATTGTTATTGAGTTTTCTC encodes the following:
- a CDS encoding putative metal-dependent hydrolase, translating into MEKLRYPIGPFQTGKTYSDEDLKKFVDTLEAFPAQLKKVVRGLRKEQLDTPYRNEGWTVRQVVHHIFDSHVHAYIRCKLAITEDNPVIKPYDEKKWSELKDARILSPLISLSLIDNLHKRWVIFLRSLKPEDFDRTFFHPEHNRTFQLREMLAMYAWHCNHHFEHINQLRKSKKW